A single Cellulomonas sp. SLBN-39 DNA region contains:
- the purL gene encoding phosphoribosylformylglycinamidine synthase subunit PurL, whose translation MTTAPARPDAPHHRTDTVEQAAATPDAEQPWAELGLKADEYQRIRDILGRRPTAAELAMYSVMWSEHCSYKSSKVHLRQFGDKTTPAMREHLLVGIGENAGVVDIGDGWAVTFKVESHNHPSYVEPYQGAATGVGGIVRDIISMGARPVAVMDQLRFGAVDHPDTARVVHGVVAGVGGYGNSLGLPNIGGELVFDASYQGNPLVNALCLGVLRHEDIHLANASGVGNKVVLFGARTGGDGIGGASILASETFDDTKPSKRPSVQVGDPFMEKVLIECCLELYAAKVVEGIQDLGAAGISCATSELASNGDGGMHVDLEAVLLRDPTLTAGEILMSESQERMMAVVRPEKLDEFLAITGRWDVETAVIGEVTGTGRLTIDHHGQRIVDVDPRTVAHEGPVYDRPYARPAWQDALVADSVSTPEGKARYARPSTPAELRETVLRLLASPNLASPAWVTDQYDRYVQGNTALAQPDDAGVVRVDEQTGLGVALATDANGRYGKLDPYTGAQLALAEAYRNVATTGARPLAVTDCLNFGSPEHPDSMWQLVEAIRGLADACQTLEVPVTGGNVSLYNGTGEPGQVDSAIHPTPVVGVLGVIDDVADAVRSGWRAPGQAVYLLGTTRPELDGSAWADVVHAHLGGTPPRVDLDAERRLAQVLAQAARDGLVDAAHDLSEGGLALALLESSLRYGVGVQVDLDALCARDGLTPFEALLSESTARVLVAVPRSEEVRLLDLCTARGVPALRLGETAETCSPGAGTPAEDGDHAHVPAVEVRGLFTVPLDEAREVWEATLPRLFG comes from the coding sequence ATGACCACCGCACCTGCGCGCCCCGACGCCCCGCACCACCGGACCGACACCGTCGAGCAGGCTGCGGCCACGCCGGACGCCGAGCAGCCCTGGGCCGAGCTCGGCCTCAAGGCCGACGAGTACCAGCGGATCCGGGACATCCTGGGCCGCCGCCCGACCGCCGCCGAGCTCGCGATGTACTCGGTGATGTGGTCCGAGCACTGCTCGTACAAGTCCTCGAAGGTGCACCTGCGCCAGTTCGGCGACAAGACGACGCCCGCGATGCGCGAGCACCTGCTCGTCGGCATCGGCGAGAACGCCGGCGTCGTCGACATCGGCGACGGCTGGGCCGTCACGTTCAAGGTCGAGTCGCACAACCACCCGTCGTACGTCGAGCCCTACCAGGGCGCGGCGACGGGCGTGGGCGGGATCGTGCGCGACATCATCTCGATGGGTGCCCGCCCCGTCGCGGTCATGGACCAGCTGCGGTTCGGCGCGGTCGACCACCCCGACACGGCCCGGGTCGTGCACGGCGTCGTCGCCGGGGTCGGCGGGTACGGCAACAGCCTCGGCCTGCCGAACATCGGCGGCGAGCTCGTGTTCGACGCGTCCTACCAGGGCAACCCCCTGGTCAACGCGCTGTGCCTGGGCGTGCTGCGGCACGAGGACATCCACCTGGCCAACGCCTCGGGCGTGGGCAACAAGGTCGTGCTGTTCGGTGCACGCACGGGCGGCGACGGCATCGGCGGGGCGTCGATCCTCGCGTCGGAGACGTTCGACGACACCAAGCCCTCGAAGCGGCCGTCGGTGCAGGTCGGCGACCCCTTCATGGAGAAGGTGCTCATCGAGTGCTGCCTCGAGCTGTACGCGGCCAAGGTCGTCGAGGGCATCCAGGACCTGGGCGCCGCGGGCATCTCGTGCGCGACCAGCGAGCTGGCCTCCAACGGCGACGGCGGCATGCACGTGGACCTCGAGGCCGTGCTGCTGCGCGACCCGACCCTCACCGCGGGCGAGATCCTCATGTCGGAGTCGCAGGAGCGGATGATGGCGGTCGTCCGCCCCGAGAAGCTCGACGAGTTCCTCGCGATCACCGGGCGCTGGGACGTCGAGACCGCGGTCATCGGCGAGGTCACCGGCACCGGGCGCCTCACGATCGACCACCACGGCCAGCGCATCGTCGACGTCGACCCCCGCACGGTCGCGCACGAGGGCCCCGTCTACGACCGTCCGTACGCGCGGCCCGCGTGGCAGGACGCGCTCGTCGCGGACTCCGTCAGCACCCCCGAGGGCAAGGCGCGGTACGCGCGCCCGTCGACCCCCGCCGAGCTGCGCGAGACGGTCCTGCGGCTGCTCGCGTCGCCCAACCTCGCGTCGCCGGCGTGGGTGACGGACCAGTACGACCGCTACGTGCAGGGCAACACCGCCCTCGCCCAGCCCGACGACGCGGGGGTCGTCCGCGTCGACGAGCAGACGGGGCTCGGCGTGGCCCTCGCGACCGACGCGAACGGCCGCTACGGCAAGCTCGACCCGTACACGGGCGCCCAGCTCGCGCTCGCGGAGGCCTACCGCAACGTCGCGACGACCGGCGCGCGCCCGCTCGCGGTCACCGACTGCCTGAACTTCGGCAGCCCGGAGCACCCCGACTCCATGTGGCAGCTCGTCGAGGCGATCCGCGGGCTGGCCGACGCGTGCCAGACCCTCGAGGTGCCGGTGACCGGCGGGAACGTCTCGCTGTACAACGGCACGGGCGAGCCCGGCCAGGTCGACTCCGCGATCCACCCGACGCCCGTCGTCGGCGTGCTGGGTGTGATCGACGACGTCGCCGACGCCGTGCGCTCCGGCTGGCGCGCACCGGGGCAGGCCGTGTACCTGCTGGGCACGACGCGCCCCGAGCTCGACGGGTCCGCGTGGGCCGACGTCGTGCACGCGCACCTCGGGGGGACGCCCCCGCGGGTCGACCTCGACGCCGAGCGCCGCCTGGCGCAGGTGCTCGCGCAGGCGGCACGGGACGGTCTGGTCGACGCCGCCCACGACCTGTCCGAGGGAGGTCTGGCCCTCGCGCTGCTCGAGTCGAGCCTGCGGTACGGCGTCGGCGTCCAGGTCGACCTCGACGCGCTGTGCGCCCGGGACGGGCTGACGCCCTTCGAGGCCCTGCTGTCGGAGTCGACGGCCCGCGTGCTCGTCGCCGTGCCCCGGTCCGAGGAGGTCCGCCTGCTCGACCTGTGCACCGCGCGGGGCGTGCCGGCGCTGCGCCTGGGCGAGACCGCCGAGACGTGCTCCCCGGGTGCGGGCACGCCCGCCGAGGACGGCGACCACGCGCACGTCCCGGCGGTCGAGGTGCGCGGGCTGTTCACCGTGCCGCTCGACGAGGCCCGCGAGGTGTGGGAGGCGACGCTGCCGCGCCTGTTCGGCTGA
- a CDS encoding M15 family metallopeptidase encodes MAQRRGSRRTAVVSVLTVATLAAVAFVTWGIAGGGQGGGTTPVAQVEAWAGALTHTAPEPEPEAEPTTAEVGFDLTAYSTTDPASPWVIVNKQHPLTPSDWAPDDLVAVDGVQVRADVAADLEAMLAAAAADGVEILPRDGYRSFAGQAAARAAVEQRRGFEHAERYSARPGFSEHQTGLALDVDSGSNPSCDLQTCFAQTAEGLWVAEHGHEHGFLVRYTPENTETTGYSPEGWHLRWVGRDLAGWMHAEGRTSLEDVFGVPGGSTYLEQ; translated from the coding sequence GTGGCTCAGCGACGCGGATCTCGACGCACGGCGGTGGTGAGCGTGCTCACGGTCGCGACCCTGGCCGCGGTGGCCTTCGTGACCTGGGGGATCGCCGGCGGTGGGCAGGGCGGCGGCACCACGCCCGTCGCGCAGGTCGAGGCGTGGGCCGGCGCGCTCACGCACACGGCCCCCGAGCCCGAGCCGGAGGCCGAGCCGACGACCGCCGAGGTCGGGTTCGACCTCACGGCGTACTCGACGACCGACCCCGCCAGCCCGTGGGTGATCGTCAACAAGCAGCACCCCCTGACCCCCAGCGACTGGGCTCCCGACGACCTGGTGGCCGTCGACGGCGTGCAGGTGCGCGCGGACGTCGCCGCGGACCTCGAGGCGATGCTCGCGGCCGCTGCCGCCGACGGCGTCGAGATCCTCCCGCGCGACGGCTACCGCTCCTTCGCCGGCCAGGCCGCGGCGCGGGCCGCCGTGGAGCAGCGGCGCGGGTTCGAGCACGCCGAGCGGTACTCGGCCCGCCCCGGCTTCTCCGAGCACCAGACGGGCCTGGCGCTCGACGTCGACTCCGGCTCGAACCCCTCGTGCGACCTGCAGACGTGCTTCGCGCAGACCGCGGAAGGGCTCTGGGTGGCCGAGCACGGGCACGAGCACGGCTTCCTCGTGCGCTACACGCCCGAGAACACCGAGACGACCGGGTACTCGCCCGAGGGGTGGCACCTGCGCTGGGTCGGCCGCGACCTCGCGGGCTGGATGCACGCCGAGGGTCGCACGTCGTTGGAGGACGTCTTCGGCGTGCCGGGCGGGTCGACGTACCTCGAGCAGTGA
- the rsgA gene encoding ribosome small subunit-dependent GTPase A, translated as MQPVPSSAPAPDAVPVPPAGATSAGVHLVVRVDRGAVLVVPVDDVTTEPRRAVVDRDGAAPLPDGTRSPLAVGDRVDLAVAGHELHVLAVHARRSVLVRDSAGRTSHEQVLAAGVDVVLVVEHLDPDPDLGRVERLLTLAWRSGARPVVVLTKADAVPDPAGMRHDVAAVAPGVDVHAVSVQEGTGLEPVRDLLAPGVVLVVVGPSGAGKSTLVNALAGAPVMTTSQVRADGRGRHTTTHRELVPLAGGAMLVDTPGIRGVGLVADAGGLAAAFADVAGLAQRCRFADCAHDAEPGCAVLAAVEHGDLPARRLDSWRRLEREAAHHARRADARLAALEHARVRRVQRARRRSPGNPRA; from the coding sequence GTGCAGCCCGTCCCGTCGTCCGCCCCAGCCCCCGACGCCGTGCCCGTCCCGCCCGCCGGCGCGACGTCCGCCGGCGTCCACCTCGTCGTGCGCGTCGACCGGGGCGCCGTGCTCGTCGTCCCCGTCGACGACGTGACGACCGAGCCGCGCCGGGCCGTCGTGGACCGCGACGGTGCCGCGCCCCTGCCGGACGGCACGCGCAGCCCCCTCGCGGTCGGCGACCGTGTGGACCTCGCCGTGGCGGGCCACGAGCTGCACGTGCTGGCCGTGCACGCCCGGCGCAGCGTCCTCGTCCGTGACTCGGCGGGCCGCACCTCCCACGAGCAGGTCCTCGCCGCGGGCGTCGACGTCGTCCTCGTCGTCGAGCACCTCGACCCGGACCCCGACCTGGGCCGTGTCGAGCGCCTGCTGACCCTCGCCTGGCGGTCGGGAGCCCGGCCCGTCGTGGTGCTCACCAAGGCCGACGCCGTGCCCGACCCGGCCGGCATGCGCCACGACGTCGCCGCGGTGGCCCCGGGCGTGGACGTCCACGCCGTGAGCGTGCAGGAGGGCACGGGCCTGGAGCCCGTCCGGGACCTCCTCGCCCCCGGCGTCGTGCTCGTCGTCGTCGGGCCCTCGGGTGCGGGCAAGTCCACGCTCGTCAACGCGCTCGCCGGCGCCCCGGTCATGACGACGTCGCAGGTGCGCGCCGACGGGCGTGGGCGCCACACCACGACGCACCGCGAGCTCGTGCCGCTCGCCGGCGGGGCGATGCTCGTCGACACCCCCGGCATCCGCGGCGTCGGGCTGGTCGCCGACGCGGGCGGCCTGGCCGCGGCGTTCGCCGACGTCGCGGGCCTCGCGCAGCGGTGCCGGTTCGCCGACTGCGCGCACGACGCCGAGCCCGGGTGCGCCGTCCTGGCCGCCGTCGAGCACGGCGACCTGCCCGCGCGGCGGCTGGACAGCTGGCGGCGCCTGGAGCGGGAGGCGGCCCACCACGCGCGCCGCGCCGACGCCCGGCTGGCGGCGCTGGAGCACGCCCGGGTGCGGCGGGTGCAGCGTGCCCGGCGGCGCAGCCCGGGGAACCCGCGGGCCTGA
- a CDS encoding glycoside hydrolase family 6 protein: MFTRLTTTRRKVAAVATAGALLAGVVTAASVTAAQAAPGCRVDYTVTSQWPGGFGADVKITNLGDPLTSWNLAWSFPAGQGITQLWNGSVMGTGSQVQVSNLGWNGRLATDASVSFGFNGSWSGSNPAPTSFTLNGTPCTGAVTSPTPTPTRTATPTPTPTPTPTPTRTATPTPTPTATPTPTPTPTVPATSAFYTDPTTAAYAAWQAASGTNKTLLAKIAQTPQAFWIGDWAPAATIQQDVRSYTGRAQAAGATPVIVVYAIPGRDCGSYSGGGVAESEYARWIDTVADGIQGRPWIVLEPDALAQLGDCQGQGDRIGYLRYAARVLTEHGGRVYIDAGHSAWLSAQETARRLQLVGLDYAEGFALNTSNYRTTAETRTYGEQVSRLAGGAPYVIDTSRNGNGSNGEWCNPRGRALGERPTVVNDATALDALLWIKRPGESDGTCNGGPTAGAWWQEIALEMARNTTW; encoded by the coding sequence ATGTTCACCCGCCTCACGACGACACGCCGCAAGGTCGCGGCCGTCGCCACGGCCGGCGCCCTGCTGGCCGGGGTGGTCACGGCGGCGTCGGTGACGGCGGCCCAGGCCGCGCCCGGATGCCGCGTCGACTACACCGTCACCAGCCAGTGGCCCGGCGGCTTCGGCGCCGACGTCAAGATCACGAACCTGGGCGACCCGCTCACGTCGTGGAACCTCGCCTGGTCCTTCCCGGCCGGCCAGGGGATCACCCAGCTGTGGAACGGCTCCGTCATGGGGACGGGCTCGCAGGTCCAGGTCTCCAACCTCGGGTGGAACGGTCGCCTCGCCACGGACGCGTCGGTGTCGTTCGGCTTCAACGGCTCGTGGTCGGGCAGCAACCCGGCGCCGACGTCCTTCACGCTCAACGGGACCCCGTGCACGGGCGCGGTGACGTCGCCGACGCCGACCCCCACCCGGACGGCGACGCCCACGCCCACGCCTACGCCCACGCCGACCCCGACGCGCACGGCGACGCCGACCCCGACCCCCACGGCGACGCCCACACCCACCCCGACCCCCACGGTCCCCGCGACGAGCGCCTTCTACACCGACCCGACCACGGCCGCGTACGCGGCCTGGCAGGCCGCGTCAGGCACGAACAAGACGCTGCTGGCCAAGATCGCGCAGACGCCGCAGGCGTTCTGGATCGGCGACTGGGCTCCCGCGGCGACGATCCAGCAGGACGTGCGCAGCTACACCGGACGCGCGCAGGCCGCCGGTGCGACGCCCGTGATCGTGGTCTACGCGATCCCCGGCCGTGACTGCGGCTCCTACTCGGGCGGCGGCGTCGCCGAGTCCGAGTACGCCCGGTGGATCGACACCGTCGCCGACGGGATCCAGGGGCGTCCCTGGATCGTGCTCGAGCCCGACGCGCTCGCCCAGCTGGGCGACTGCCAGGGCCAGGGCGACCGGATCGGGTACCTGCGCTACGCGGCACGCGTGCTGACCGAGCACGGCGGTCGCGTGTACATCGACGCGGGCCACTCGGCGTGGCTGTCCGCGCAGGAGACGGCGCGCCGCCTCCAGCTGGTCGGTCTCGACTACGCGGAGGGCTTCGCGCTCAACACGTCGAACTACCGCACCACGGCCGAGACCCGCACGTACGGCGAGCAGGTGTCCCGGCTCGCCGGCGGCGCGCCCTACGTGATCGACACGTCCCGCAACGGCAACGGCTCGAACGGCGAGTGGTGCAACCCCCGGGGTCGCGCGCTCGGTGAGCGGCCCACCGTCGTGAACGACGCGACCGCGCTCGACGCGCTGCTGTGGATCAAGCGCCCGGGCGAGTCCGACGGCACGTGCAACGGCGGCCCCACCGCCGGTGCGTGGTGGCAGGAGATCGCGCTGGAGATGGCGCGCAACACCACCTGGTGA